The genomic interval atgtaatatgccaaggagatatgtatactgtagctgagaaagtaatactaagtgtatgtaagctgttagtagaccatgtgcctcaccctaataatttggtctattttcacctactgatctgacttggtggtgcacatgtagcctatagcctgtttttgagaaatgtatcctatggttctgacttggtgtacaaggagaatactgtaagaaccacccatgttctgaattctgtcgccgtacatttcaaaagtgctgaacaaatagtatttttttttcacctttatttaaccaggtaggctagttgagaacaagttctcattacaagtgcgacctggccaaaataaagcatagcagtgtgaacagacagcaacacagagttacacatggagtaaacaataaacaagtcaataacacagtagaaaaaaataaggaaaaaaatagtctatatacattgtgtgcaaaaggcataaggagttaggcgaataattacaatttagcagattaacactggagtgataaatgatcagatggtcaacAAATAGTTGCATTGACTACGTTCGTCCTagttcgctcattaatgtcttaatcgaaattgcggattgcctcttatccgcttgtcgtccccttatgccatagtttgtacatcttaaTTGTCAGTAGAAATTTCTTCACATTtctttaagcaagtcagccatatcagctatgttttttttcaaAGGcggtaaatgaggctgaatgaactgtttcgctgtcagacaaggctctgctgaaagCAAGGTGTGCAGTGGTATAGTGCTATTAATGTAttgttcagtgttgtgttgtgtagtggctttgatggcatgcatcccacttttttttttgccccaccaagatttccaTGCTAAAATTGTCACTGTCTACAAGTTCTAGCTACAATTTCCCGAACTACCAAAAGGAAGTACGACATGTagtacaataaaataataataaatttgTCAAaatcatttttgtttatttaattgCACAGCCATATTCAGATATCATGAACTTCATGGATTTTTAAAAAAGGAGTCGTAGAAGAAATATGGGGGAAACTCTGTATAGCCTGTTCTTACAACAAGTAAGGACAGATTATTGGGGCACATGGAGTGTGTGTTACTTTTGGTTTTCAAATATTACTGTAGAATACTGGCTATATtcagcatgcaattggcatagTAATACGATTGTATTCCCTGTTCCCCTGCAGGCTGGTTCATCAAGCAAGGCTATTCTGAGACCCATGTCCCAGGAGCTGATCCCTGCAGGCCCTCTCACCAGGCAACAGGAAAAAGAGGAACAGATTGCGTTAAACGGGTTAGTAACAGCAATCAGTCACAGCATCAACTTACTTTCAATAGACACAGAATAGCCCAACATATTTTGAGATTGTCTCTCGAAAGATTGACTGAACATAAAACTGAGTTTTGGCATGCAATCAAGAGTGCCTTTCAAGTTGATTTCTATTGACTGAACAGCTGTTGGTTAGTTTTGCAGGTATTTTGGAGACGTCTGCCCAACCCAATGTGATCAGGGTGTACCGGCTGTTCACAGCGGACGTACCCCTTCTACCCGGTGCCCAGGAGGAGTACCCTGATGTCCTGCCAGACTCAACCCTGAGAGCCTGGGCAACAACCGTACTCTGCTCCTGGTCATGAAGAAGTAAGGATcattctcctccatccatcctccagctttatctcaatctcttGGGGTCTGTTTCCCAGCCCCAGATTAAGCCAACTTTTGGACTAAAAAGCATTTGTTTTTTTAGTCCaggattaggcttaatctgtgtccgggaaaccggCCCATTATGTATTATGTCCAGATTCGTCCAACTCTATATTCACCCACCCCAGAGTATACTGATctaacctctcctccccctgtttcCATAGTTACCCGTACACCCTGCGTCAGTGCCTGGAGGTGAACGTGCCCAGCAGGAGAGAGGGCTCTCTGATGGTGCTGCAGCTGCTGGACCTCTTCCTCATTTCAACCAACATTGAGTAATCGTATTGTTATTTAATATCTTTATTGTGCAGATGGTTGCCCCTAGCTGGTTATCACTGACTGTGGCTGCTGCTTGGCTCAGAAAGACTCTAGTCTACAGCTGCCCTTCAACTCTATATGGGTGAACAAATATGGCAACTCCTGCCTGATGGCACCTAAGGTAATCATCCTCAGAGAAATACAATAACATAAACCTGAACATTCAAAACAACAAGCCCTTCTATTAGGGCTATCCCTTACTAAATAAAAGCTTGGTCGACCGAGATACAtctgttcttttgaccaatcgattggttgaaaTTTTAAAAGGTGCAGTTTTCCTTACacagacacaccctatgtgttttattaaaatcaactatatgtaggctatTGAGCTTGTCTTATGCTTTAAGAACACTGTGATCAAATAATTAAGACAAACAAATGACTCAAAAGGGAGCCAGGAGGACCTCcctagtggtgcagcggtctaaggcactacatcgtaaggcgtcactacagaactgggttcgatcccaggctgtgttacaGACGGCCGTGACCGAGAGACCGGTTTGGCGGCGCACAATtttcccagcgtcgtccagggttagagaagggtttggccggccgggatgtccttgttccatcgcgttctagcgactccttgtggcaggctggTCGCCTAAAAGCTGACTTCGGTTCCCCGTTGTACAgttttcctccaacacattgctCCAGGTGGCTTCCGTGTTAAGAGGACAGGTGTTAAGAGGCGtggtttggcaggtcatgtttcggaggacgcatgactcgacctttgcctcctgAGCGCGTTGAGGAGTTGCaccgatgagacaagatcgaaattgtggggtaaaatacaaaaattatataatattaatattgtATAAATCACAATGGCTACGCATGGCATGTCTGCAAGGAACAACTTGGTCCGGCCTGAAGCTGGcactagcaaacttgcaacattgtataaaatattcttgGCCCCCCGAGTTTCCTGTGCCAGTGAGCTCCAGGTAGACACAGCTGTAAACTATTTGTGCAaatgataagaagtaatcaggtaggcctactTTATtacgtttccactggatcagagcatgataTCCCCCCCCCTTTCACGCGAGGAGTTATCGAAAGAGAAACGTTGAGGAACTGTTGTCATTCTCAATATATGTAAAACCAcctgctgtttgaggtgaagaaaaaaatgACTTCATATTTCTcaatcagatccccaaatgggtaCATTTACAGGCCTACATTTGCATGCAGGCCAGTTAGCCTAGGCCTAATTCTATGCACAATCAGGTGTActtccttactcaacattgacaggagcgctaCAAACAAAACTCGTAAATGGAATTAAATAAACCAAAACGCATTCCTCACAAGCGTAGCCTAGGTTGTACGGTCCGCAAACACCGTGTCCACTCTGACAATGAGAATGGTAAaatactgtaataataatatgttGAATCCATAAACAGAAACTCTAGTACCCAAACAGACATTGTAGATTAGAACTGTAAACGTACTACTGGTGATACTGGTGTGTCATCCCCGTGACCTttgcaatggattagtccactgagacaggcgtgaatcagacaggtgtccgtgtgccataaaaataaaataaaaacatactgtatatttgcgactgctcgactaaaaacatctcagtcgaccaacagcctatcgaccagtcgactaaatgggttCAGCCATACTTTCTATAAACCCTTTCTATCGATCAATTTTTGAAGCAAACTTCGATTGTTCTACCAGGAGTTGCTGAACATCTTTTCATCTTTGCTCTCTCCAAAGGTGGCCACTGCAGTTCCAAGCCAGGGAGTGGTAATCAATTACAGCAAGGCAGATGCCAGGGCTGTCAGTGCCATTTCCTATGAGATATTTGGCCAGGCCAACCTGTTCTATGGAACAGGGGGCCTGGCTAGCAGGTGTTTCCAGGAGAAGCAGCTCCCTGCCCTACCTGCCAGTGTGCTGACATGCAgctcggggcggcaggtagcctagtggttagagcattgggtcagtaactgaaaggttgctagatcaaatccctgagctgacaaggtaacaatctgtcgttctgcctctagtcaattccccagtaggctgtcattgtaaataagaattagttcttaactgacttgcctagataaataaataacttttttttaaaaatatatgtaaTTCCTTCATGCGAAGGAACCCCAATAAGGTAGGAGTCTAATTAGGATTTTCAAACCTTTACTTCATTGAAGGGTATGCAAGGTATTAAAGATTCATTCAGGATTCCGTTCAGTAAATGGTAAAAAAGGGTTTGGTGCTTAGTATGCAAATCCATTACATTATCAGAGGTATCAGAGATATGCCCTGAATCCAAGACTCATATTATGCTCATATCGTTGTTTCTCTGCAGTGCCCCAGTGCCAGAGTGGCTGCCAACATGCTGCATCTCAGCCTCTGGGGAAGGCGGGCCCTGGCCAATCAGGACAGCGCTGGTATGAAGACGTTAGCTGATTGGCTGCTGTGCCAGTCTGCCATGGTGCTCCTGAGAGGCTGCAGGCCCAGTGGGTGCTTGGAAGAGGCAGAGCTGCAGTACAGACGTGCTTCATGTCCAATGTGGACCTGGAAGACCTCAGGTTGTGGTGGAAATAGAAAAGTCACTCTGTGAAGTTGTGGGAACCCACCAATATAAAATCATTGAATTTACCTGAAAaaggaaaataataataatgtcaaaATAGTTTCTCTCCCCATTTCCACCCATGTGTGTAGAGCTTTCAGGAAACAAATACAGTGCGCtcaaaaagtattgggacagtgacacattttttgttgttttagcTCTACTCCACCACTTTGgttttgaaatgatacaatgactgtaAGGTTaaagactgtcagctttaatttgagggtattttcatgcaTATCGGGTAAACTGTtttgaaattacagcactttttgtacatagaacccccattttaggggagcaaaagtaacgagacaaattcacttttgtattaaagtagtaaaaagtttagtatttgatcCCATATTCATAGcgcgcaatgactacatcaagcttgtgactctacaacttgttggatgcatttgctgtttgttttggtggtTTCAGATTATATTgtacccaatagaaatgaatggtaaataacatATTGttccattttggagtcacttttattgtaaataagaatagaatatgtttctaaacactttcacattaaatgtggatgctaccatggttaccGATAAttctgaatgaatcatgaataatgatgagtgagagtTCGACAcatatatcatacccccaagacatgctaacctctcacaatTACAATAACGGGATGTtagcattttttttggggggggggtatgatatttgtgcatctgtaactttctcacttgTGTCTAACAAATTGTGCTTGTTACACAAAAGTAAGACAATGCATGGTCCTTTACAGATTTATCTATCGTCAGATCAGAGCAGGGTCTGCCATGTTGAGGGCCTACAAAAGTGACACCCGGGCAATGCCCTATGAGTCTCTGACGGTGGCTGATGTTGGGGACGTCAACGTGTATGAGGCCTACCGTACAATCCTGGCCACGGGCTTTATCCACCTTACTATTGGTGAGGAGGAGCCCccttttctgcactatgcaatctGAGATGTGAGGAAAGTGATTTTGGACATTAATAGCAAAGGCGTACTAACTGCAGTTCAGCAGTGTTCAGTTTACCTTTCAGATGTGCCTCAAAACCTGCTCCGTCTTTCTCCTCGTCACACATTTAGGCTAAATGTCGAATTAACCTTCCTGACAGATGCAGGACAAAGGTTACTGTTATAATGTTTTGACACGAAGCACTCAAGATACATTTGTTGTAATGTTTAACTGTATAGGCCCACTTTTTTTGAAAACAGGTGGTGATCACACCGTAGCATACCGTATTCTCAAAGCATCTGCTGAGAAATAAGTATTATACTTGTAAGCTTGCATTTTTCATATGCAAGAACAACTAGAATACTTTCAGGGCCGGTTTCCCGGACAAAGATTAAGCATAGTCCTGGaataaaaagcactttcaatggagaatctctgatgagcacattttttttgttatgcAGGACTAGGCTGAATCTATTTCTGTGAAACAGTACATTTGTGTCCTGTGTTTGTCAGACTCGGCCCTGTGGGTCTCATCCATGTGGATGCCCAAGATTGGCCCGGGACCCCCTTCAGACGTTGTGGGTAGAAGGGCCTGCTGGACTGCAAGAGGGTTGTCCAGATAGAGCTGTGTGGAACACGCTACTCACCTGAAGCCTACGAGTGGAGCCGAGGACAGGTACACACTTCATTGTGTGTAGTGGTCTTCCTCACCTATGGCGACACAAACATTAACAATAGTTAAAAATACaggtccttcagaaagtattcacacctcttgacctCTTCCACATTTTCCTGTGTTACAACCTGACTTTAAGgtggattaaatttagatttaaaaaaaaaaaatcattgccctccacacaatgccccataatgtcatagtggaattctgtttttacaaattaataaacaaTTCATAGCTgagatgtcttgagtcaataagtattcaacccctttgtcatgggaagcctaaataagttcaggagtaaaaatgtactgaacaagtcacataataggttgcatggacacactctgtgtgcaataatagtgtttaaaatgatttttgaataactatCTCATCTCTATACCacaaacatacaattatctgaggtccctcagtcgagcagtgaatttcaaacagattcaaccacaaagaaaagtgaggttttccaatgcctcgcaaagaagggcacctattgttaGATTGTCACGGattcccccggtactgctgctcattccgtgcacCAGCTCTGGAGGCCTACTTCACCGGCctctaggcgtcactgaactcattcccattccccctgattagtaattgtatatatgtgtcctctgttcaccattgttttgtcggttattgttcccatgtctgttgatcttgtgagtacctgtgctttgtGGAGTTGGTTTTCGTGCTGTGTATTATGTGTtcgttattacgggtcccgtctcgtgtattgttgtgcacttattattacgggtctcatcccatgtatttattagaggtttaagctcgctcttttgtttgggtttacaaccctgtgtttttgtatatgtgtttgttttgggcttcgtccccgtATTCTTTCATGGCATGTTGTATTTTTGGGTGGAGTATTAAAACCCCCTATTACATGTTCCTGTGTCTGACTCCAATCATTTATACGTGacacagccagcagcataccaccctgcataccactgctggcttgcttctgaagataagcagggttggtcctggtcagtccctggatgggagaccagatgctgctggaagtggtgttggagggccagtaggaggcactctttcctctggtctaaaaaatatcccattgCCCCaggctgtcttttggatgggacattaaacgggtgtcctgaatCTGAGGTCataaaagatcccatggcacttatcgtaagagtaggggtgttaaccctggtgtcctggctaaattcccaatctggttctcaaaccatcatggtcacctaatattccccagtttacaattggctcattcatccttctcccctgtaactattccccaggttgttcctgtaaatgagaatgtgttctcagtcaacagcagtcagggtcagggcaggcagaacggtcaaaaccgagaaggactagaaaacaggagcaagaacagacaggagcaggggaacaaacACTGGTAGGTTTCATGAAACAAAACTAACTGGTAACAAACAAATAGAGAAGACAGGTATAAATatactggggataatggggaagattgaAACAGGAGACAacgggctgtgagacatgggtttcCCTCTTGACGCATGGAAGGTGGGATGTATACATaaggtacggggcaacagaagacaaacagcaAAGGGGCTAATGAccttggagatgggaaaaggactgATAAACCAGGGGGAGAGTTTGCGGGATTCTACCCGGACAGACTAATCCCGGATGGACAGTCATACCTTCTGCCTGAAACGATACAGGGGAGCCGGGGTCCGGTGACGATCCGCTTGTCGTCGATACCTTgaggtggtcttgaggagggccGACCAGACAACggtggacaaacatctgggccgaaGGTATGCCGGGAGGAGCGGGTCTGTTCAGGGAAGAGCGGGTCTGatacccacgaaacactcaaagggTGATAGGCCTGTGGAAGAACAGGGAAGGGTGTTGCTGGTGTATTTGACCCAAACaagctgctggctccaggtggttgGGTTTGCGGAGACCAGGCAGCGCAAAGTAGTTTCTAGGTCCTGGTTGGCTCACTCCAACTGGCCGTTGGACTGGGGATGGAACCCGGAGGAGAGGCTGGCCGatgacccaatgagggtgcagaacacCTTCCAGAACCGGGACAAGAACTGAGGACCCCACTCGGAGACCATGTCTATtggcagtccatggatccggaagtgctccaccatgagctgggccgtctctttcgcagagggtagcttggggagaggaatgaagtgggcggcTATGGAAAACCCATCCACTACAGTCAGGATAGCGATATTGCCATCAGACGGGGGGAGACCcatgacaaagtccagggagatgtgagaccagggatggtgagggacaggcagaggttggaaGAGACCAGCCGGAGCTTGACGAGGAGTCTCGTTCTGTGCACAGACCTTGCAAGCGGCGACGAATGCGGAGATGTCAGAAACCATGGTAGGCCACTAAAAGGCCGCACAAAAGCCAGTGTCCGATGAGAGCCCGGGTGGCAGGCAAGCTTGGAGGAGCAGACCAGGACCAAGGAGCGGACCGCGTCAGGAACAAACATCCGGGGTTCGGCTGGGAACGGTGCGCCTCACGAACCTGCTTCCCTATCCCCCAGCTGTGTGCCATCGCTAGgcacgaggtgggaaggatggtctcagGTTCCAGGGTAGTAGCCATGGGACTATAGCGGTGTGAAAGTGCATCCGGCTTGACATTCTTGTAATTGGGCAGTATGGAAGGGAGAAGTAGAACCGGGTGAACAGTAGGGCTGACCTAGCTTGCCTGGAATTGAGGTGCTTGGCGTTGCAGAGATgttccaggttcttgtggtcggTAAACACAATGAAAGGACCaccccctccagccagtgccttCACTCCTCCAATGCCATCTTCACCTCGAGAACTCACGATTCCCCACATTGTAGTTCCTCTCCATGGCATTGAGGCGGTGGGAGAAGAAGGTGCAGGGATGTaacttgaggtccagggcagCCCCCCCCCGGAGAGAGCAGCCCCCACTTCAGTATCCGAAGCATCGGCCTCTACCACGAACTGGCGGGAtgggtcaggatgaaccaagatgggagctgtggtgaagtGGTGTTTGAGATCCCGAAACGCCCGGTCAGCAGCTGGGAAGcacgtgaacggaaccttgggagaggtgagtgcagacaggggggAAGTCAGGGTGCTGTAGCCCTGGATAAAGCATCAATAAAAGTTGGCGAATCCCAGGAAATGTTGCAGCTGTACTCTGGACGTAGGGATAATCCACCACGCTCTCACTTTCCCAAGATCCATCTGTACACTCCCTGCAGCGATGATGTAACCCAGAAAggggatggtggagcgatggaattcgcacttctctgcttttacaaaaagctggttctccaggaggtgtTGGAGAACCTGTCGGACGTGGAGCACATGTTCTTGGGTGGAGTgggagaagacgaggatgtcatcgaggtagacgaagacgaaccggttcaacatgtcgaGGGGAACATCAttaaccagagcctggaacacggCATTGGTAAAGCCAAATGGCACAACCAGATACTCGTAGTGAAcactggctgtgttgaaggcaGTTTTCCACTCGTCCCCTTCCCATATCCGCATCAGGTGGTAGGTGTTCCGTAGGTCCGGCTTGGAGAACacggtggccccctggagcggctcGAAGGCCGAGGAGTTGAGAGGTAGAGGATAGCGGTTCTTCACCGCGATGTCGTGGAGACCCCGGTAGTCGATGCACGGGCGaagggttttgtccttcttctccagaAAGAGAAGCCTCTCTAACGGACAATGGAGAATCAAACACCTTCCAAACCTCctccacaaactcctccagactgaggcagacgGCGAATTGTTGCTCCTACACCGCAGTGGCCCAGTAGAGTGCCCTCCCGGGCATCAGCGTTATGATGTACGCTATCCTCGAGCCGTccgaggggaaagaagaaggctGCAGCTCGTAAATGaaggagcactgggagagaaaagcCCAGCAGGTTCCGGAATCTCCAGCGTAGGTATGCGGGGTTCTCGCGACACTGGGGTAGGCTGGGAGATCACCATTGTGGTAGGCTGCCTAACAGACAACccacggaattgctccagcaatgtgttAAATGCTCAGTCATGGCATTCAGCCAAGGTCTGGTACCCTTCCATCAGTCCACAAAGCAACTCCTTGTGcattccaatggtggctccttgggaggagagggcgttgcggagctggtccgagtctgctgggtcagtcatggccagttcgtactatcacgtttcatgtatgacccagatgcagacagtgtcgaagaaaCAAGTTTATTTCtagtacaggggcaggcaaacaaaCGCTGGTAGCTTTCaagaaacaaaacgaactggcaacatacagagaacacaggtacaaATACACTGGGACGAATGGAGAATATGGGCGACACcttgaggggggtggagacaatcacaaagacagttgaaacagatcagggtgtaacAATGTACAGTAGTATAAATATTAAAATTAGCTGTCATGAGAATACAGTATTTAAAGTGtgaaacagaaagtgtccagtgGTTTACGTTCTCTATAACGGGGTgaatcagctttaatattgcaaatagattgtggcttctatcaacgTAATTGTCTGCCTAATATGTAAtccccccatatatttttttatagatattattttaaatatattttcctttattattttccccttaCCCTACCACatctcccctaattggagtaaactaatgggcaacaacacttaggcttctacttccagctctGACGCACCTGTGCTGCCTCCATCTGTTGGACGGTAGCAGAGTTAGTCCGTGGCTTGGGGgggccaagctgaatttcttcagccgcctgaGGTACAAACAACAGTACAATCAAAGGTAAAATAATCACTTGGTGTGACCATATCATGCCAAACAAGGATACTGATACAGCTGAGAAATACAACTTAATATAATTTGTCTTGGCAACATATGAACGTAAAGCATTTATTTCACACAGCAAGAGGATATGCACTGTAGCAGAACCTTTGAGACATGTGAAACATCAGATTCATTTATTTAGTCAACATTGTACTTTAATTTTGtaacaaaaacatgtttatatATGGAACAAACAACAGTATTGGTGAATGATATGACCACATGAttataataaatccatgtaaaaaCAACACATATTTGATGtaatacagtatgttaatatATGTACAGATGACGTGGTAGAACATGTACAGCATTTCCAAATCCAACTAAACTATTGTCATGACAACAATATTAgtttgtttgtaaattaatttGAGTTAAGCACAATAAAGTTTAGTTTTTTATTTCAAAATAGATCAGATAATGTCGCATGAAATGTTGTCCATTCTCCAacacacagtgccttgcaaaagtattcatcccccttggcgtttttcctattttgttgcattacaacctgtaatttaaatgtatttataattcgatttcatgtaatggacatacacaaaatagtccaaattggtgaagtgaaaaaaaaaaaaaagagactcGTTTCAAAATTtctaaaaaagaaataaaaaaaaacggaaaagtggtgtgtgcattgGTATTCACCGCCTTTGcgatgaagcccctaaataagatctggtgcaaacaattaccttcagaagtcacataattagttaaataaagtccacctgtgtgcaatctaagtggcacatgatctgtcacatgatctcagtatatatacacacacctgttctgaaaggccccagagtctgtaacaccaccaagcggcaccatgaagaccaatgagctctccaaacaagtcagggacaaagttgtggagaagtacagatcagggttgggttataaaaaaaatcagaaactttgaacatcccacggagcaccattaaatccattattaaaaaatggaaagaatatggcaccacaacaaacctgccaagagatggCTGCCCAccaaactcacggaccaggcaaggagggcattaatcagagaggcaacaaagagaccaaagataaccctgaaggagctgcaaagctccacaacggagattggagtatctgtccataggaccacttcaaGCGGAAGTTTACGGAAAactggccagaaaaaagccattgcttaaagaaaaaaaataagcaaacgcaTTTAGTGTTCTCCAAAAGGCATGCGGGAGACTCCCctacatatggaagaaggtactctggtcagatgagactaaaattgagctttttggccatcaaggactatgtctggcgcaaacccaacaccccgagaacactatccccacagtgaagcatggtgatggcagcatcatgctgtggggatgtttttcatcggcagggactgagaaactggtcagaattgaaggaatgatggatgatgctaaatacagggaaattcttgagggaaacctgtttcagtcttccagagatttgagactgggacggagattcacGTTCCAGCAGGTCAATGACCAAAAGcacactgctaaagcaacactcgagtggtttaacgGGAAaaatttaaatgtcttggaatggcctagtcaaagctcaGACCTCATCCAATTGAGATTTGTTGTATGACTTAAAAGATTGCTATACACCAGCGGAACCAATCCAacatgaaggagctggagcagttttgccttgaagaatgggcaaaaatcccagtggctagatgtgccaagcttatagagacataccccaaaagacttgCAGCAAAAGGtgcctctacaaagtattgactttggggtcttgtttgtttcacaataaaaaatattttgcatcttcaaagtgg from Oncorhynchus tshawytscha isolate Ot180627B linkage group LG22, Otsh_v2.0, whole genome shotgun sequence carries:
- the LOC121840505 gene encoding agmatinase, mitochondrial-like, coding for MVLYRFIYRQIRAGSAMLRAYKSDTRAMPYESLTVADVGDVNVYEAYRTILATGFIHLTIDSALWVSSMWMPKIGPGPPSDVVGRRACWTARGLSR